A region from the Desulfomarina profundi genome encodes:
- a CDS encoding rubredoxin, with amino-acid sequence MDKWECPCGYVYDPAEGDEDNGVAPGTKWEDVPEDWVCPLCGAEKEAFFKAD; translated from the coding sequence ATGGACAAATGGGAATGCCCCTGTGGTTATGTTTATGATCCGGCTGAAGGTGACGAAGACAACGGAGTAGCTCCGGGAACAAAGTGGGAAGATGTCCCCGAAGATTGGGTCTGCCCTCTTTGCGGTGCTGAAAAAGAAGCCTTTTTTAAAGCTGATTGA
- a CDS encoding NAD(P)/FAD-dependent oxidoreductase: MQRALWKRVKQTMSKTRKNFDVIIVGGGPAGLFAAYYLGEHSNLDVLVIEKGKSSLKRKCPIKDNGCIKCSPCNILCGIGGAGLFSDGKLNFIHKLGKTDLTQFMDTSAAMALINETETIFNRFNMDGRVFPTDREKAREIRKEARKHGIDLLVIKQKHLGSDNLPRHISLMADYVSEQGVTFHHMEEVEDLLVKNGRIEGVKTNKVSYNAPYVILAPGRVGAEWVAGVVKNHGIEVSQRGIEVGVRVEVHNEIMQDLCSIIYDPTFFVRTAKYDDQTRTFCTNYGGYVALENYQDFVCVNGHAFMDQKSDNSNFAFLSKVVLTDPVEDNTAYGESIGRIATLIGGGKPLLQRYGDLKRGRRSTWNRVKNSYIEPTLKNVTCGDIAMALPERILTNLVDGLEQLNAVVPGVANDETLLYAPEIKFFATQVHTGNTLETAVSGLFVAGDGPGVAGNIVSATATALIPAKEIVKREAG; the protein is encoded by the coding sequence ATTCAACGTGCCCTTTGGAAAAGAGTTAAACAGACAATGAGCAAAACACGGAAAAATTTTGATGTGATAATTGTGGGCGGCGGACCGGCGGGACTGTTTGCCGCCTATTACCTGGGAGAACACAGCAACCTTGATGTTCTGGTGATTGAAAAGGGCAAATCCTCCCTCAAGCGTAAATGCCCTATCAAAGACAACGGCTGTATAAAATGCAGCCCCTGTAATATTCTCTGCGGTATCGGGGGAGCCGGGCTTTTTTCCGACGGGAAACTCAATTTTATTCACAAACTGGGAAAAACCGATCTCACCCAGTTCATGGATACCTCCGCTGCAATGGCCCTGATCAACGAGACGGAAACTATTTTTAACCGTTTCAATATGGACGGTCGGGTTTTTCCAACTGACCGGGAAAAGGCCCGGGAAATCAGGAAAGAAGCAAGAAAACACGGTATCGATCTCCTGGTTATCAAACAAAAACACCTGGGCAGTGACAATCTGCCCCGCCATATTTCCCTGATGGCCGACTACGTGTCTGAACAGGGTGTAACATTCCACCATATGGAGGAGGTGGAGGATCTGCTGGTGAAAAACGGGCGTATAGAGGGTGTAAAAACCAACAAGGTTTCATATAACGCTCCCTATGTAATTCTGGCTCCCGGTCGGGTCGGGGCAGAATGGGTTGCGGGCGTGGTCAAAAACCACGGCATAGAAGTTTCCCAGCGGGGCATCGAGGTCGGTGTCCGGGTTGAAGTCCATAACGAAATCATGCAGGACCTCTGTTCCATCATCTATGACCCCACGTTTTTTGTCCGCACCGCAAAATATGATGACCAGACACGGACATTCTGCACCAATTACGGAGGATATGTGGCCCTTGAAAATTACCAGGATTTTGTCTGCGTCAACGGCCATGCCTTTATGGATCAGAAATCGGATAATTCCAATTTTGCCTTTCTCTCTAAAGTGGTTCTGACAGATCCGGTGGAAGACAACACCGCCTATGGTGAATCAATTGGAAGAATAGCCACCCTGATCGGGGGTGGAAAACCGCTGCTCCAGCGCTACGGTGATCTCAAAAGGGGCAGAAGATCAACCTGGAACAGGGTAAAAAACAGCTATATTGAACCCACTCTTAAAAACGTCACCTGCGGGGATATTGCCATGGCCCTGCCGGAAAGAATATTAACAAACCTGGTGGACGGACTTGAACAGCTCAACGCCGTTGTGCCCGGTGTCGCCAATGATGAAACCCTGCTTTATGCTCCGGAAATCAAGTTTTTCGCCACCCAGGTTCACACCGGCAATACCCTGGAAACTGCTGTTTCAGGTCTCTTTGTTGCAGGAGATGGTCCCGGTGTCGCCGGCAATATCGTTTCTGCCACAGCAACAGCACTTATCCCCGCAAAGGAGATTGTAAAAAGAGAAGCTGGCTGA
- a CDS encoding desulfoferrodoxin: protein MADKMAVYKCELCGNIVEVLTAGTADLMCCGQQMTMMAENTTDAAVEKHVPVLTKTDEGWTVTVGSVDHPMTEDHYIEWIELIAGKTVYRQFLDPTDKPAANFPPLDGDVTARAYCNLHGLWKA, encoded by the coding sequence ATGGCAGACAAAATGGCAGTTTACAAATGTGAGCTTTGTGGAAACATTGTGGAAGTTCTCACTGCCGGTACAGCGGATCTCATGTGCTGCGGCCAGCAGATGACCATGATGGCAGAGAACACAACCGATGCCGCTGTTGAAAAACATGTTCCCGTTCTCACCAAAACCGACGAGGGATGGACCGTAACCGTGGGTTCTGTAGATCATCCCATGACGGAAGACCATTATATTGAATGGATTGAACTCATCGCCGGAAAAACCGTATATCGTCAGTTTCTCGATCCGACTGACAAGCCGGCAGCCAACTTCCCGCCACTGGATGGTGATGTCACCGCCAGGGCTTACTGCAACCTCCATGGCCTCTGGAAGGCTTGA
- a CDS encoding DOMON domain-containing protein yields MRNKSRACLVSAWCFLMIFFVTAVHGADYSHEVKAKKISFSWRVDGDRLAVRLSAKTTGWVGIGFNPSEEMKDANFILGYVKKGKAKLTDEFGVGETKHSPDKKLGGGVDAVLVGGSEEGGITTLEFTIPLQSKDKYDSEIKVEGDTVVLLAYGPGRDSFRTRHKYRTALKVNLATGASSPL; encoded by the coding sequence ATGAGAAACAAAAGTAGAGCGTGTCTGGTGTCTGCCTGGTGTTTTCTGATGATCTTTTTTGTCACCGCGGTTCATGGTGCTGATTACAGCCATGAGGTTAAGGCCAAAAAAATATCTTTCAGCTGGAGGGTGGATGGTGACAGGCTTGCTGTCCGGCTGTCTGCGAAAACAACAGGATGGGTTGGGATCGGTTTTAACCCCAGTGAAGAGATGAAGGATGCAAATTTTATTCTCGGCTATGTCAAGAAGGGAAAAGCGAAACTGACCGATGAATTCGGGGTGGGGGAAACAAAGCATTCCCCGGATAAAAAGCTGGGCGGCGGTGTGGATGCTGTGCTGGTAGGCGGCTCCGAGGAGGGTGGAATTACAACCCTGGAATTTACCATTCCTCTTCAATCCAAAGATAAGTATGATTCCGAAATCAAGGTGGAGGGAGACACGGTGGTTCTTCTTGCCTATGGGCCAGGAAGAGACAGTTTCAGAACCCGTCACAAGTATAGAACTGCCCTGAAGGTCAATCTGGCAACGGGAGCATCTTCACCATTATGA
- a CDS encoding peroxiredoxin yields the protein MSLLVTQQAPDFTANAVLADNSFKENFKLSDFKGKYVLLFFYPLDFTFVCPSEILAFNKAVKQFEERNCQLIGISIDSHFSHLAWKNTPVNEGGIGNIQYPLVADLDKSISKSYEVLLDAGIALRGLFLIDREGIVRHQVVNDLPLGRNVDEALRVLDALQFTEEHGEVCPANWNKGDEAMKPTAEGVAEYLSAHADD from the coding sequence ATGAGCCTTCTAGTCACTCAACAAGCCCCGGATTTTACTGCAAACGCCGTACTGGCAGACAATTCATTCAAGGAAAATTTCAAACTCTCTGATTTTAAAGGAAAATATGTTCTCCTTTTTTTCTATCCCCTCGATTTTACCTTCGTCTGTCCCTCTGAGATCCTGGCGTTCAACAAGGCCGTAAAACAGTTTGAAGAGAGAAACTGCCAGCTGATCGGTATCTCCATCGACTCTCATTTCTCCCACCTTGCCTGGAAGAACACCCCGGTCAACGAGGGCGGAATAGGCAATATTCAGTACCCCCTTGTGGCGGACCTTGATAAATCCATTTCAAAATCCTACGAGGTTCTTCTTGATGCGGGAATCGCCCTGCGCGGTCTTTTTCTCATCGACAGGGAAGGAATAGTCAGGCATCAGGTTGTAAATGACCTGCCTCTTGGTCGAAACGTGGATGAAGCCCTTCGGGTTCTGGATGCCCTGCAGTTTACCGAAGAGCATGGTGAAGTCTGCCCGGCCAACTGGAACAAGGGAGACGAGGCGATGAAGCCCACTGCGGAAGGAGTGGCCGAATACCTCAGTGCCCACGCTGATGATTAA
- a CDS encoding ferritin — MISEKINTAINGQINAEMYSSYLYLSMATWFAEKSLSGFATWMRAQAQEEMFHAMKMLDYVLERGGHVEYAAIDQPECNWSTPLEVMEETANHEAKVTGLINDLVDLALDERDHAANIFLQWFVAEQVEEEASVGEIVDRMKMIGDGSQGLFAMDMEMGKRVYTQPTDE, encoded by the coding sequence ATGATCAGTGAAAAAATAAACACGGCCATCAATGGTCAGATTAATGCGGAAATGTATTCATCCTATCTCTACCTTTCCATGGCTACCTGGTTTGCGGAAAAAAGCCTCTCCGGGTTTGCCACCTGGATGCGCGCACAGGCACAGGAAGAGATGTTTCATGCGATGAAGATGCTTGACTATGTTCTGGAAAGAGGTGGCCATGTGGAGTATGCCGCTATTGATCAGCCGGAATGTAACTGGTCCACACCCCTGGAGGTTATGGAGGAGACGGCAAATCACGAAGCGAAGGTAACAGGACTTATCAATGATCTGGTTGATCTTGCCCTTGATGAACGTGATCATGCAGCCAATATCTTTCTGCAGTGGTTCGTGGCCGAACAGGTGGAGGAAGAGGCCTCGGTGGGTGAAATCGTTGACAGGATGAAAATGATAGGTGATGGAAGCCAGGGGCTTTTTGCCATGGATATGGAGATGGGAAAAAGAGTTTATACACAGCCGACTGATGAATAG
- a CDS encoding cytochrome C oxidase subunit IV family protein, translated as MEKEKEVHILSYTKLALVLGVLLLLTGLTVGVSYVDMGFFNVPVALGIACVKVSFVLLFFMHLKYEGPIIYLSFIGTAGFLMIMIGFVFWDVAFR; from the coding sequence ATGGAAAAGGAAAAAGAGGTACATATCCTCAGTTATACAAAACTGGCCCTGGTTCTTGGGGTTCTCCTTCTGCTCACCGGGCTTACGGTGGGAGTATCCTATGTTGACATGGGCTTTTTCAATGTGCCCGTGGCCCTGGGAATAGCCTGTGTGAAGGTCAGTTTTGTTCTGCTGTTTTTCATGCATCTGAAGTATGAAGGCCCGATTATTTACCTGTCGTTTATCGGTACGGCCGGTTTTCTGATGATCATGATCGGTTTTGTTTTCTGGGATGTTGCATTCAGGTAA
- the coxB gene encoding cytochrome c oxidase subunit II, with protein MTPVEGVDQAFWYILGISIVLLFGITVVMVYFVIRYRRSRNPVASDIRDNYVLEIIWTIIPTLIALSMFYVGWSSYMGLRDVPEGALEIEVLAQKYSWIFVYDNDKETEDELVVPEGQAIKLNVSSLDVLHSLYIPAFRIKVDAVKGINTYAWFYADKVGEYDIQCTEYCGVGHSAMLAKLRIIPPDEFEQWLEEE; from the coding sequence ATGACCCCTGTTGAAGGTGTGGATCAGGCATTTTGGTATATTCTCGGAATTTCCATTGTTCTGCTGTTTGGAATTACCGTTGTCATGGTCTATTTTGTCATACGATACAGACGAAGCAGGAATCCTGTTGCCTCGGATATCCGGGATAATTATGTCCTGGAAATTATCTGGACAATTATTCCTACACTCATTGCCCTGTCCATGTTTTACGTGGGCTGGAGTTCCTACATGGGGTTGCGGGATGTTCCGGAGGGCGCCCTTGAAATCGAAGTGTTAGCCCAGAAGTATTCCTGGATTTTTGTTTATGACAATGACAAGGAAACCGAAGATGAGTTGGTGGTTCCTGAGGGCCAGGCGATAAAACTCAATGTTTCCTCGCTTGATGTGCTGCACAGCCTTTACATCCCTGCATTTAGAATAAAAGTGGATGCGGTGAAGGGTATTAACACGTATGCCTGGTTTTATGCGGATAAGGTGGGTGAATATGATATCCAGTGTACGGAATACTGCGGGGTCGGTCATTCAGCCATGCTGGCGAAACTGCGGATTATTCCCCCGGACGAGTTTGAGCAATGGCTTGAGGAAGAATAG
- a CDS encoding protoheme IX farnesyltransferase, translating into MRLPAGLRASMDLAKIVLCSLIGCSALFGYFLAASDISAGAFITGFGIFFLAAGCGTLNSIQERHLDRLFVRTRKRPLPEGRIGVSFSFFQAIVLWVGGMLFLWSVSTDFLPLFVSFLAVVLYNGVYTPLKQLTVLAIFPGAVCGALPPYIGWLAGGGKPLAFEALLLFSLLFLWQVPHFWLILLRHGEDYKKNIIPSFFSIFGEKVIKRLFVTWIGSLAAVMILFTVLPAGNVVRFLVVLNGLALLSCFFSGLTGKGPLRYRQLFGVLNFSLLFHMVIVSVGNIVS; encoded by the coding sequence ATGCGATTACCAGCCGGACTGCGTGCTTCAATGGATCTTGCCAAGATTGTTCTCTGTTCTCTCATTGGCTGTTCGGCCCTGTTCGGTTATTTCCTTGCCGCTTCTGATATTTCGGCCGGAGCTTTTATCACAGGTTTCGGTATCTTTTTTCTTGCCGCAGGTTGCGGAACACTCAACTCCATACAGGAACGCCATCTTGACAGGCTCTTTGTCCGAACGCGGAAAAGACCTCTGCCCGAAGGCCGGATAGGTGTGTCGTTCAGTTTTTTCCAGGCAATCGTGCTGTGGGTGGGCGGGATGCTTTTTCTCTGGTCTGTGTCGACCGATTTTCTACCCCTTTTTGTGTCTTTTCTGGCTGTTGTTCTCTATAACGGAGTATACACTCCCTTGAAACAGTTGACTGTCCTGGCGATATTCCCCGGTGCTGTCTGCGGCGCACTGCCTCCCTATATCGGCTGGCTCGCCGGTGGTGGAAAGCCACTTGCCTTTGAGGCACTTCTGCTCTTTTCTCTGCTGTTTCTCTGGCAGGTCCCCCATTTCTGGCTTATTCTTCTGCGCCATGGAGAGGATTATAAAAAAAATATCATCCCGAGTTTTTTTTCGATCTTCGGGGAAAAGGTGATTAAACGGCTTTTTGTGACCTGGATCGGCAGCCTGGCAGCGGTGATGATTCTCTTTACAGTACTGCCTGCAGGAAACGTTGTACGTTTTCTGGTAGTGCTGAACGGGCTTGCTCTTTTATCCTGTTTTTTTTCAGGGTTGACCGGGAAGGGACCTCTGCGATATCGACAGCTTTTTGGAGTGCTGAATTTCTCTCTGCTCTTTCATATGGTGATAGTGTCTGTGGGAAACATTGTCTCGTGA
- a CDS encoding SCO family protein — MIQRCLSLILFLLFQMAVAGQVCAGGQEEMAGGHDHHAMEKMAEASPADQNVNPDKWVTEKGGEILPLGLSFTDETGKTRTLGSIIDRPTIILPIYFYCPGICSLNLAHLAEALRDLSHIPGRDYRVIAFSFNELESSDDAARAKENYLKIVGDGFPASEWFFLTGTKETIRRLTDSLGFRFKRLTDSTFIHPSTLVITGRDGKIIRYVYGSFLAGDIDMALLDAKKGTPSFSVRRLLAFCLSYDPDKNKSLFQIIKLSVLAVFAVGLGLLFFVFRKKGRRQAKAGGDDLGEGREQKNE; from the coding sequence ATGATACAACGCTGCCTCTCTCTTATCCTTTTCCTTCTGTTCCAGATGGCTGTCGCCGGTCAGGTCTGTGCCGGGGGACAGGAGGAGATGGCCGGGGGGCATGACCACCATGCCATGGAGAAAATGGCTGAAGCCTCCCCGGCTGATCAGAACGTAAACCCGGATAAGTGGGTCACGGAAAAGGGTGGGGAGATTCTTCCCCTTGGGCTCAGCTTTACAGATGAAACCGGAAAAACACGTACCCTTGGTTCCATAATAGACAGGCCCACCATTATCCTTCCCATTTATTTTTACTGCCCCGGAATATGCAGCCTGAACCTGGCCCATCTTGCAGAGGCTCTCAGGGATTTAAGCCATATTCCCGGCAGGGATTACCGGGTAATCGCCTTCAGCTTCAATGAGCTTGAAAGCAGCGATGACGCAGCCCGCGCAAAGGAAAACTATTTGAAAATTGTCGGAGATGGTTTTCCCGCATCGGAGTGGTTTTTTCTGACCGGAACAAAAGAAACTATCCGCCGGTTGACCGATTCCCTCGGGTTTCGTTTCAAGCGACTGACTGATTCCACCTTTATCCATCCCTCGACTCTGGTCATTACTGGACGTGACGGGAAAATTATCCGTTATGTTTACGGTTCCTTTCTCGCCGGGGATATTGATATGGCGCTGCTGGATGCGAAAAAGGGCACCCCGTCGTTTTCCGTCCGCCGACTTCTGGCCTTCTGTCTGAGTTATGATCCGGACAAAAACAAATCTCTTTTCCAGATTATTAAACTGTCTGTTCTGGCGGTTTTTGCTGTCGGTCTTGGTCTGCTCTTTTTTGTGTTCAGAAAGAAAGGTCGACGACAGGCAAAGGCCGGTGGAGATGATTTGGGAGAAGGGAGGGAGCAAAAAAATGAATAA
- a CDS encoding cytochrome c oxidase subunit 3 family protein, producing MTQKIDRTGVKIGMWLFLYSEIILFGGLFVLYGAYFYEYSEFFSEGGKELNRIIGSINTVVLLVSSFTVAASITAIQLRRKKQAVGLLLFSLLCGVVFLVNKYFEWGTKIHHDIYPNSETLTSGEPGLNIFFGLYYIITGLHGLHVIIGMVLLSISLVLVLRGKITETRFGMLENAGLYWHLVDLIWIFVFPLFYLVL from the coding sequence ATGACACAAAAAATTGACAGGACAGGAGTGAAAATCGGGATGTGGCTGTTTCTCTATTCCGAGATTATTTTATTCGGCGGTCTCTTCGTGCTTTATGGCGCCTATTTTTATGAATATTCGGAGTTCTTCTCCGAGGGTGGAAAGGAGCTGAACAGAATAATCGGCAGTATCAATACCGTTGTTCTCCTGGTCTCAAGCTTTACCGTTGCCGCCTCCATTACCGCCATACAGTTACGGAGAAAAAAGCAGGCGGTGGGCCTGCTGCTCTTTTCTCTACTCTGTGGTGTTGTTTTTCTGGTGAACAAGTATTTTGAATGGGGCACGAAAATTCACCATGACATCTATCCCAATTCGGAAACCCTGACCTCAGGAGAGCCTGGTCTGAATATCTTTTTCGGACTCTACTATATTATCACCGGCCTGCACGGGCTCCATGTGATCATCGGTATGGTGCTGCTGTCAATCAGCCTGGTGCTGGTATTGAGGGGGAAAATTACGGAGACCAGGTTCGGAATGCTGGAGAACGCCGGCCTGTACTGGCATCTTGTCGATCTGATCTGGATCTTTGTTTTCCCCCTGTTCTATCTTGTTTTATAG